In a genomic window of Thiosocius teredinicola:
- a CDS encoding protein-glutamate methylesterase/protein-glutamine glutaminase: MVGKVRVLVVDDSSFFRKRIKQELERHGDIVVVGEASNGREAVEMASRLHPDLITMDVAMPLMDGIAAVREIMRTHPTNIIMFSALTRDGAKSTLEALEAGAVDFLAKQGGIGVGNGNASSTLAERVISIARSNRSRHHMAVATNVAPVPTRPLPAAPPPRNVERRRAAVRLVVIGASTGGPVAIQQVLNELPANYPYPVLVAVHMPAEFSATFAERLDHVCRIGIAQASNGDELSPGRVLIAPGGMQTTVDAQGGRLRVRVSPGGEHLYKPSVDIMFDSAARALNKGVQAVVLTGMGSDGTEGARALKGAGATVWSQDQATSVVYGMPYSVAKAGLTDRVLPLEQIGSALAGLA, translated from the coding sequence ATGGTGGGAAAAGTCCGGGTACTCGTCGTCGATGATTCGTCTTTCTTCCGCAAACGAATCAAGCAGGAGCTGGAACGGCACGGCGATATCGTCGTCGTCGGCGAAGCCAGCAATGGGCGCGAAGCCGTCGAGATGGCCTCGCGTCTGCACCCCGATCTGATCACTATGGATGTCGCGATGCCGTTGATGGACGGCATTGCCGCCGTGCGCGAGATCATGCGCACGCACCCAACCAATATCATCATGTTCTCTGCACTGACCCGCGACGGCGCCAAGTCGACGTTGGAGGCGCTGGAAGCCGGCGCCGTCGACTTTCTTGCCAAGCAGGGCGGTATCGGTGTCGGCAACGGCAATGCCAGCAGCACCCTGGCCGAGCGCGTTATCAGCATCGCACGCAGCAACCGGTCGCGGCACCACATGGCGGTCGCCACCAACGTTGCACCGGTTCCGACGCGCCCGCTGCCCGCCGCGCCGCCGCCGAGAAACGTCGAGCGCCGACGTGCCGCTGTTCGCCTGGTGGTGATCGGCGCATCGACCGGCGGTCCGGTTGCGATTCAGCAGGTGCTCAACGAGCTGCCTGCCAATTATCCCTATCCGGTGCTGGTCGCCGTGCACATGCCCGCGGAGTTTTCGGCAACCTTTGCCGAGCGTCTCGATCACGTCTGCCGCATCGGCATTGCGCAGGCATCAAACGGCGATGAGTTGTCGCCCGGCCGCGTGCTGATCGCGCCCGGTGGCATGCAGACCACCGTCGATGCGCAAGGCGGACGCCTGCGCGTTCGCGTCTCGCCGGGTGGTGAACATCTCTACAAGCCGAGTGTCGACATCATGTTCGATTCGGCGGCGCGCGCATTGAACAAAGGTGTGCAGGCTGTGGTGTTGACCGGTATGGGTTCCGACGGCACCGAAGGTGCGCGAGCCCTGAAGGGGGCCGGCGCCACGGTATGGAGCCAGGACCAGGCGACATCGGTGGTGTACGGCATGCCTTATTCCGTCGCCAAGGCCGGTTTGACCGACCGCGTGCTGCCACTCGAGCAGATTGGCAGCGCTTTGGCAGGGTTGGCGTAG
- the motD gene encoding flagellar motor protein MotD, translating into MARRRQHHEEHENHERWLVSYADFITLLFAFFVVMYSISSVNEGKYRVLSETLSSVFKVEPRSNDPIQIGERPRSMNAMPVGPLAPKQMDANNAGEIGGKGNGEEQAAAATEGEGKGKDADPSEGNSVLDERFKEDGTAMRIADELQISLQEYIDNDLLRITREGERIEIEMKEKMLFPSGEARLSRDALRALREMAKTLARIPSKLQVEGHTDNVPIATSAFPSNWELSAARAASVVHFMARSGVDPLRMSAVGMGEHRPIADNANDKGRAANRRVTVVVLADPNDNAPASGDDVPWAEGPAVNLQ; encoded by the coding sequence ATGGCGCGGCGGCGACAACACCATGAAGAACACGAGAACCACGAACGTTGGTTGGTTTCGTATGCCGATTTCATCACCTTGCTGTTTGCGTTTTTCGTCGTGATGTACTCGATTTCGTCAGTCAACGAAGGCAAGTATCGCGTGTTGTCCGAGACCTTGAGTTCGGTGTTCAAGGTCGAACCGCGCAGCAACGATCCGATCCAGATCGGTGAGCGCCCGCGTTCGATGAACGCAATGCCGGTAGGGCCGCTCGCGCCGAAGCAGATGGACGCCAACAACGCCGGCGAGATCGGCGGCAAAGGCAATGGCGAGGAACAGGCGGCGGCTGCGACCGAGGGCGAAGGCAAGGGCAAAGACGCCGACCCGAGCGAGGGCAACAGTGTTCTCGACGAACGTTTCAAGGAAGACGGCACTGCCATGCGTATCGCCGATGAACTGCAGATCTCACTGCAGGAATACATCGACAACGATCTGCTGCGGATCACGCGCGAAGGCGAACGTATCGAGATCGAGATGAAGGAGAAGATGCTGTTTCCATCCGGTGAGGCGCGCCTGTCGCGCGATGCCTTGCGCGCGTTGCGCGAAATGGCCAAGACCCTGGCGCGCATCCCGAGCAAGTTGCAGGTGGAAGGGCACACCGACAACGTACCGATTGCGACCTCGGCGTTTCCGTCCAACTGGGAATTGTCGGCCGCACGCGCAGCGAGCGTCGTGCATTTCATGGCGCGCAGCGGCGTCGATCCACTGCGCATGTCGGCCGTCGGCATGGGCGAGCACCGACCGATCGCCGACAATGCGAACGACAAAGGCCGCGCTGCGAACCGCCGCGTGACCGTGGTCGTACTCGCCGATCCCAACGACAATGCACCGGCCAGCGGCGACGATGTGCCGTGGGCCGAAGGGCCGGCGGTGAACCTGCAATGA
- a CDS encoding chemotaxis protein CheW, producing the protein MSNTAVETSSGDAVIQLVTFRLKDETYGINVMQVQEVLRVTEIAPVPGAPSYVLGIVNLRGNVVTVIDTRTRFGLPTTEVDDSSRIVIIESEQQVVGILVDSVAEVVELRQSEIDTAPNVGTEESSRYIQGVASRDSDLLIVVDLNKLLTEEEWSEMSMF; encoded by the coding sequence ATGAGCAATACGGCGGTAGAGACCTCCTCCGGCGATGCAGTAATCCAGCTGGTGACCTTCCGGCTGAAAGACGAAACCTATGGCATCAACGTGATGCAGGTGCAGGAGGTGCTGCGGGTGACCGAGATCGCGCCGGTCCCGGGCGCGCCGAGCTATGTATTGGGCATCGTCAATCTGCGCGGCAACGTCGTCACCGTTATCGATACGCGTACCCGCTTCGGGCTGCCGACCACCGAGGTCGACGATTCGAGCCGGATCGTGATCATCGAATCCGAGCAGCAGGTCGTCGGTATCCTGGTGGACAGCGTCGCCGAGGTCGTCGAGCTGCGCCAGTCGGAGATCGATACCGCGCCGAACGTCGGCACCGAAGAGAGCTCGCGCTATATTCAGGGTGTGGCCAGCCGCGACAGCGACCTGTTGATCGTGGTTGACCTGAACAAGCTGCTGACCGAAGAAGAATGGTCTGAGATGTCGATGTTCTGA
- a CDS encoding chemotaxis protein CheA — protein sequence MSLDADDEILQDFLVEANEILEQLGEQLVDLEQSPQDMDLLNAIFRGFHTVKGGAGFLAITPLVETCHRAEDLLNVLRQGQRAVTPHVMDTILQSLDVVNEMMERLVEGEMPEPADPDLLARLEVLTQPDDGSGDEAEAVAEAPAAEPEVQAEPEPVAEPEPVAEAAPAPAADDAAGVAPGGDDITEEEFEALLDQLHGKGKFGGAAEGETEAAPAAAAAAPTPTSDEITEDEFEALLDELHGKGKFSSAPADDAAASKPAAPAAAPAAPKPAAAAKPAAAEAPAPQAKKAEPAAPKKVEKPAPAKAAAPAKAAPAKAADKAAGPGKGAAPETTVRVDTQRLDDIMNMVGELVLVRNRLATLKSTMADEELANAVGNLDVVTADLQLSVMKTRMQPVKKIFGRFPRVVRDLARNLKKEVDLVLNGEDTDLDKNLVEALADPLVHLVRNAVDHGIESPDEREMAGKPRRGTVILSAAQEGDHILLSIEDDGKGMDADVLRGKAVEKGMMDEDAAARLEDKDCYNLIFQPGFSTKTEISDVSGRGVGMDVVKTRIAQMNGSVEIDSVHGRGSKIIVKLPLTLAILPTLMVILGRQPFALPLASVVEIFNLDLTRTNTVDGQLTIRVRDRALPLFYLRNWLVTDHSMADTRQEGHHGHVVVVNVGGVQVGLVVDFLVGQEEVVIKPLGALLQGLDGMAGATITGDGKIALILDVPGLMRKYARRY from the coding sequence ATGAGTCTCGATGCAGACGACGAAATCCTCCAGGACTTTTTGGTAGAGGCCAACGAGATCCTCGAGCAGTTGGGTGAACAGCTGGTCGATCTCGAGCAGAGTCCGCAAGACATGGATCTGCTGAACGCGATCTTCCGCGGTTTCCATACCGTCAAGGGCGGTGCCGGATTCCTCGCGATTACACCGCTGGTAGAGACCTGCCACCGTGCCGAAGACTTGTTGAACGTTTTGCGCCAGGGGCAGCGCGCGGTCACGCCGCACGTCATGGATACCATCCTGCAGTCGCTGGACGTTGTTAATGAAATGATGGAGCGCCTGGTCGAAGGCGAAATGCCGGAGCCGGCCGACCCGGATCTGCTGGCGCGCCTCGAAGTGCTGACCCAGCCCGATGACGGCAGTGGCGACGAGGCCGAGGCGGTCGCCGAAGCGCCTGCGGCCGAACCTGAAGTTCAAGCCGAACCTGAACCGGTGGCGGAACCCGAGCCGGTGGCCGAGGCAGCGCCTGCGCCTGCAGCCGATGATGCGGCCGGTGTTGCACCGGGCGGCGACGATATTACCGAAGAAGAGTTCGAGGCACTGCTCGACCAGTTGCATGGCAAGGGCAAGTTCGGCGGCGCGGCAGAAGGCGAGACCGAAGCCGCCCCCGCAGCAGCAGCCGCGGCCCCGACCCCGACCAGCGACGAGATCACCGAAGACGAGTTTGAAGCCCTGCTCGATGAGCTGCATGGCAAGGGCAAGTTCAGTAGCGCGCCGGCAGATGACGCCGCGGCGAGCAAACCCGCTGCGCCCGCAGCTGCTCCGGCCGCGCCCAAACCGGCAGCCGCCGCGAAGCCGGCCGCTGCCGAGGCACCCGCGCCACAGGCAAAGAAAGCCGAGCCGGCAGCACCGAAGAAGGTCGAGAAACCGGCTCCGGCCAAGGCCGCTGCGCCGGCCAAGGCAGCACCGGCGAAGGCAGCCGACAAAGCGGCCGGTCCGGGCAAAGGCGCGGCACCGGAAACCACGGTGCGTGTCGATACGCAGCGCCTTGACGACATCATGAACATGGTTGGCGAACTGGTACTGGTGCGCAACCGCCTGGCGACCCTCAAGTCGACAATGGCCGACGAAGAACTGGCCAATGCGGTCGGCAACCTGGACGTGGTCACCGCCGATCTGCAGCTGTCGGTCATGAAGACCCGCATGCAGCCGGTCAAAAAGATCTTTGGTCGCTTCCCGCGCGTGGTGCGCGATCTGGCGCGCAACCTGAAGAAGGAAGTCGACCTGGTGTTGAACGGTGAAGACACCGACCTCGACAAGAACCTGGTCGAGGCGCTGGCCGACCCGCTGGTTCACCTGGTGCGCAATGCCGTCGACCACGGCATCGAGTCGCCGGATGAGCGCGAGATGGCAGGCAAGCCGCGTCGCGGCACCGTGATCCTGTCGGCCGCGCAGGAAGGCGATCACATCCTGTTGTCGATCGAAGACGACGGCAAGGGTATGGATGCCGATGTGCTGCGCGGGAAAGCGGTCGAGAAGGGCATGATGGATGAAGACGCAGCCGCACGCCTGGAAGACAAAGATTGCTACAACCTGATCTTCCAACCCGGTTTCTCGACCAAGACCGAGATCTCGGATGTGTCCGGCCGCGGCGTCGGCATGGATGTGGTGAAGACGCGTATTGCGCAGATGAATGGCTCGGTCGAGATCGATTCGGTCCACGGCCGGGGCAGCAAGATCATCGTCAAGCTGCCGCTGACACTGGCGATCCTGCCGACCTTGATGGTGATTCTCGGCCGTCAACCGTTCGCGCTGCCGTTGGCCAGCGTGGTCGAGATTTTCAACCTCGACCTGACGCGCACCAATACGGTCGACGGTCAGTTGACCATCCGTGTGCGTGATCGTGCCTTGCCGCTGTTCTATCTGCGCAACTGGTTGGTTACCGATCACAGCATGGCCGACACGCGCCAGGAAGGGCATCACGGACATGTGGTCGTGGTCAATGTCGGCGGTGTGCAGGTCGGTCTCGTGGTCGATTTTCTGGTCGGCCAGGAAGAGGTTGTTATCAAACCGCTCGGCGCCCTGCTGCAAGGTCTCGACGGCATGGCCGGCGCGACCATCACGGGCGACGGCAAAATCGCATTGATCCTCGATGTACCCGGGTTGATGCGCAAATACGCACGTCGGTACTGA
- a CDS encoding DUF4197 domain-containing protein has translation MKRTRMATVCVLAGLLAAATAHAGLDDLFKSAEGLLKEGSSSGSTSSLSNSKISDGLKEALGVGAERAIEILGKQGGFLNDKSVRIPLPGVLGKAAKALRAAGQGKYVDDFETTVNRAAEQAIPKTLDIVKETVSNMTLDDVRGILNGPDDAATQFLRKRAGGSLHEAVLPIVSEATDNAGATSAYKSMKSQADGMLGGLGGLVDTGSLDLDNYVTDKALDGLFLKLAIEEKKIRENPVARTTELLKEVFGN, from the coding sequence ATGAAACGGACAAGAATGGCGACGGTATGTGTGCTGGCGGGTCTTCTGGCTGCCGCAACCGCACACGCGGGTCTGGATGATCTCTTCAAATCGGCCGAGGGTCTGCTCAAAGAGGGCAGCTCGAGCGGCAGCACTTCGTCGCTGAGCAATTCGAAGATCAGCGACGGCCTGAAAGAGGCCTTGGGCGTTGGTGCCGAGCGGGCAATCGAGATACTCGGCAAGCAAGGCGGCTTCCTCAACGACAAGAGCGTGCGCATACCGCTGCCCGGTGTGCTCGGTAAGGCGGCCAAGGCGTTGCGCGCAGCAGGCCAAGGCAAATACGTCGACGATTTCGAAACCACCGTCAACCGTGCCGCCGAGCAGGCGATTCCGAAGACGCTCGATATCGTGAAAGAAACGGTCAGTAACATGACCCTCGATGACGTACGCGGCATCCTCAACGGACCGGACGATGCGGCTACGCAGTTCCTGCGCAAGCGGGCAGGTGGTTCGCTGCACGAAGCGGTATTGCCGATCGTCTCCGAAGCTACCGACAACGCAGGTGCAACGTCGGCCTACAAGTCGATGAAATCGCAGGCCGACGGCATGCTCGGTGGCCTCGGCGGATTGGTCGACACCGGTTCGCTCGATCTCGACAACTATGTGACCGACAAGGCGCTGGATGGGTTGTTTCTCAAGTTGGCGATCGAAGAAAAGAAGATTCGTGAGAATCCGGTGGCACGCACGACCGAGTTGCTGAAGGAAGTTTTCGGCAACTAA
- a CDS encoding mechanosensitive ion channel family protein — protein MENAEQILAQVQELLAVYGLKILAALAILLIGRIAAKWIKSIVERTMTRGKTDPMIIGFVGSIVFVGVMVFVVLAALSQLGIQTTSFIAVLGAAGLAIGLALQGSLSNFAAGFLLIIFRPFKVGDFIEGGGTSGIVENIQIFTTTLRTGDNKTVIVPNAKLLDDNIVNYSTKPTRRVDLTVGVAYDADLAEVKKILADIAAKDGRVKADPAPLIAVSELADNSVNLVMRMWADTSDYWGVYFDTTEAVKLRLDEAGIGIPYPQRDVHLYEHKVA, from the coding sequence ATGGAAAACGCTGAGCAGATTCTTGCGCAGGTTCAGGAATTGCTGGCCGTTTACGGACTGAAGATTCTCGCGGCACTCGCGATCCTGTTGATTGGTCGGATCGCGGCGAAGTGGATCAAGTCGATCGTCGAACGCACGATGACGCGCGGCAAGACCGATCCGATGATCATCGGTTTTGTCGGCAGCATCGTGTTTGTCGGCGTGATGGTGTTCGTGGTGTTGGCGGCTTTGAGCCAGCTCGGCATCCAGACGACCAGTTTCATCGCGGTGCTGGGTGCCGCCGGCCTGGCGATCGGCCTGGCGTTGCAAGGGTCGCTGTCGAACTTTGCGGCCGGTTTTCTGCTGATCATCTTCCGCCCGTTCAAAGTGGGCGATTTCATCGAAGGTGGCGGCACCTCGGGCATCGTCGAGAATATTCAGATCTTTACCACGACGTTACGCACCGGTGACAACAAGACGGTGATCGTGCCGAATGCCAAGCTGCTCGACGACAACATCGTCAACTACTCGACCAAACCGACGCGACGCGTCGATCTCACCGTCGGCGTTGCCTACGATGCGGATCTCGCTGAGGTCAAAAAGATCCTTGCCGATATCGCCGCCAAGGACGGCAGGGTCAAGGCCGATCCGGCGCCATTGATCGCGGTATCCGAGCTCGCCGATAACAGTGTGAACCTGGTGATGCGGATGTGGGCGGATACCTCCGACTATTGGGGTGTGTACTTCGATACGACCGAGGCGGTGAAACTCAGGCTGGACGAAGCCGGTATCGGTATCCCGTATCCGCAGCGCGATGTACATCTGTACGAACACAAGGTTGCGTAA
- a CDS encoding flagellar motor protein, whose translation MDILSFIGVVIAFAAILGGNWLEGGHIDTLANGPAMIIVLGGTIGAVLLQTPMQVFLRSMRMMGTVFMPPKHGLPETIEKLVEWSKIARKDGLLGLEAAVEFESDVFIRKGMQLVVDGNEPDDIRRTLEVELDSRERFDLAACKVLEAMGGYSPTIGIIGAVMGLIHVMQNLSDPSKLGSGIATAFVATIYGVGLANLFMLPMAAKMKAYVQQQSHYRELVIEGLAAISEGENPRQIETRLQGFLR comes from the coding sequence ATGGATATCCTGAGTTTCATCGGCGTCGTCATTGCCTTTGCCGCGATCCTCGGCGGCAACTGGCTGGAGGGCGGTCACATCGACACGCTCGCCAATGGCCCGGCGATGATCATCGTGCTCGGCGGCACCATAGGTGCCGTGCTGTTACAGACCCCGATGCAGGTGTTTCTGCGCAGCATGCGCATGATGGGCACGGTGTTTATGCCGCCCAAACACGGCCTGCCGGAAACGATCGAGAAACTCGTCGAGTGGAGCAAGATCGCGCGCAAGGATGGCCTGCTCGGGCTGGAGGCGGCCGTCGAGTTCGAGAGCGACGTGTTCATTCGCAAGGGTATGCAACTGGTGGTCGACGGCAACGAGCCGGACGACATCCGGCGCACCCTCGAGGTGGAGCTGGACAGTCGTGAACGTTTCGACCTGGCGGCCTGCAAGGTGCTTGAGGCGATGGGCGGTTATTCGCCGACCATCGGCATCATCGGCGCCGTCATGGGCCTGATCCACGTAATGCAGAATCTCAGCGATCCCTCCAAGCTCGGCAGCGGTATCGCCACCGCGTTCGTCGCGACCATCTACGGGGTCGGCCTGGCCAACCTCTTCATGTTGCCGATGGCGGCCAAGATGAAGGCCTATGTGCAGCAACAGAGCCACTATCGCGAGCTGGTCATCGAGGGCCTGGCTGCGATCTCCGAAGGTGAGAACCCACGTCAGATCGAGACCCGCCTGCAGGGTTTCCTGCGTTGA
- a CDS encoding chemotaxis protein CheW, which produces MTLMRPPATPTVEQDAALSNLLESLLAEVPPANADVPAPPAAQPRVAPPVVETPPVDAPAPTLNEPTEQPLTKETQAEPPADSEIPAWVGGGFRTLLFRIGEFRFGVPLVLMHSVCPYPDDVTRVPGQPHWHRGVFRYRDASTVVADLGGVIGVAAAADDPKYLLVLGEGRKAIAIDAIVDTLVLHADQVRWHKAAGREWLLGLLPDQMCGLLDANALSSGIRHR; this is translated from the coding sequence ATGACGTTGATGCGACCACCAGCGACGCCGACCGTCGAACAGGACGCCGCACTCAGCAACCTGCTCGAATCGCTGCTCGCGGAAGTGCCCCCGGCGAATGCGGACGTGCCCGCGCCGCCGGCAGCACAGCCGCGCGTGGCGCCTCCGGTCGTCGAAACACCGCCTGTCGATGCGCCGGCGCCGACACTAAACGAACCGACCGAACAGCCGCTAACCAAGGAAACGCAAGCTGAGCCACCGGCCGACAGTGAGATTCCGGCTTGGGTCGGTGGCGGGTTTCGCACGCTGCTGTTTCGCATCGGCGAGTTCCGGTTTGGCGTGCCGCTGGTGTTGATGCATAGCGTGTGCCCCTATCCGGACGACGTTACCCGGGTGCCGGGCCAGCCACATTGGCACCGCGGCGTGTTCCGCTATCGCGATGCGTCCACCGTGGTGGCCGATCTGGGCGGGGTGATCGGCGTTGCGGCCGCGGCGGATGATCCGAAGTACCTGCTGGTGCTCGGCGAGGGCCGCAAGGCGATCGCAATCGACGCGATCGTCGACACGCTGGTGCTGCACGCCGACCAGGTGCGTTGGCACAAGGCAGCGGGGCGCGAGTGGTTGTTGGGCCTGTTGCCGGACCAGATGTGCGGGCTGTTGGACGCCAACGCGCTGAGCAGCGGCATTAGGCACAGATAG
- a CDS encoding ParA family protein, with translation MKVWSIANQKGGVGKTTTTVALGGLLAAWGFRTLMIDIDPHGSLTSYFGHDPDSLTRSSYSLFEAVAEKRTVDPFSLVVDTQTEGLSLIPAAVALATLDRQSGRLEGMGLVLTRAVAQLRERFDYILIDCPPVLGVLVINALAACERLVVPVQTEFLALKGLERLQHTLKMVTKARPQPLDVVVVPTFYDKRTRASHDSLAALRRDHAEYLWNGVIPIDTRFREASREGLPPAIFDPRARGVRAYARLLEELVQGQGGETREAV, from the coding sequence ATGAAGGTCTGGTCGATCGCCAATCAGAAAGGTGGTGTGGGCAAGACCACCACGACCGTGGCGTTGGGCGGCCTGCTGGCGGCCTGGGGATTCCGCACCCTGATGATCGATATCGATCCGCACGGTTCGCTGACCAGCTATTTCGGTCACGACCCGGATTCGCTCACGCGCAGCAGCTACAGCCTGTTCGAGGCGGTCGCCGAGAAACGTACAGTCGATCCGTTCTCGCTCGTTGTGGACACGCAGACCGAAGGGCTCAGCCTGATTCCGGCCGCCGTCGCACTGGCAACGCTGGATCGCCAGTCGGGCCGACTCGAAGGCATGGGATTGGTGCTGACGCGCGCCGTCGCCCAGCTTCGCGAGCGTTTCGATTACATCCTCATCGATTGTCCGCCGGTATTGGGCGTGCTGGTGATCAATGCCTTGGCGGCCTGCGAGCGCCTGGTGGTGCCGGTGCAGACCGAGTTTCTCGCCCTCAAGGGCCTCGAACGTCTGCAGCACACGCTGAAGATGGTGACCAAGGCACGGCCGCAACCACTGGATGTGGTGGTGGTGCCGACCTTCTATGACAAGCGCACGCGCGCCTCGCACGACAGCCTCGCGGCGTTGCGCCGCGATCACGCCGAGTATCTGTGGAACGGCGTGATCCCGATCGACACCCGTTTCCGCGAGGCTAGCCGAGAGGGACTGCCGCCGGCCATATTCGATCCGCGCGCGCGCGGCGTACGCGCCTATGCCCGCTTGCTCGAAGAACTGGTGCAGGGCCAGGGCGGCGAAACACGCGAGGCGGTCTGA
- a CDS encoding DUF2802 domain-containing protein, translating to MNMPDNNLVVLIALAFAAFALLLAVVAWVSAVRSSKRLQHSEARAADLQTQLELVRQSITGLTAGAVGMDRKLQQLAARERVLSERQETYENQQVDDQPYSHAIRLVQQGASVSRLVEELELSESEAELIVRLHGHRDSA from the coding sequence ATGAATATGCCTGACAACAACCTGGTCGTACTGATAGCGCTGGCGTTTGCCGCGTTCGCATTGCTGCTCGCGGTTGTTGCCTGGGTATCGGCGGTGCGTTCGTCGAAACGCCTGCAGCACAGTGAGGCGCGTGCCGCCGATCTGCAGACCCAGCTCGAACTGGTTCGCCAGAGCATCACCGGGCTCACCGCCGGCGCAGTCGGCATGGACCGTAAGCTGCAACAGCTTGCGGCACGCGAGCGGGTGCTCTCCGAGCGCCAGGAAACCTACGAGAACCAGCAGGTCGATGACCAACCCTACAGCCATGCGATTCGGCTGGTGCAGCAGGGGGCATCGGTGTCGCGTCTGGTAGAAGAACTCGAACTCAGCGAAAGCGAAGCCGAACTGATCGTGCGCCTGCACGGTCACCGCGATTCGGCCTGA